In the Candidatus Latescibacterota bacterium genome, one interval contains:
- a CDS encoding 4Fe-4S binding protein produces the protein MDHRSSRKIPMDRREFMATTAAAGFALMIPKFGPFKDNPESIEKYYSALADALNKLPNAFPRTESGIELVLLRKIFTEEEAWLAGQMTIQAEPVSGIAERVGLTVEETTKRLDKLSNKGAVWGRGGHFRLAPFVVGIYEAQVWSMDHEMAHLMEDYMDEGGAEFMRFQPAIHRVVPAQGSVKTDWILPYDDVKKVIMANKSFRVRDCICRVQQDLLEERKCDLPLKVCLNFTPFERPPSDRDITKEEALKMLDDTEKAGLVHCVTNIEEGFYYVCNCCGCCCGILRGITEFGIEKSVAAANYFSVIDPETCTGCGLCIKRCQMKAIKVDEGIAVVDKEKCIGCGLCVTSCAFEAVRMQLKPEEDIIHPPKNFGIWEQDRLKNRGLI, from the coding sequence ATGGATCACAGATCGTCCAGGAAAATACCTATGGACCGCCGGGAATTCATGGCTACGACAGCAGCAGCCGGATTTGCCTTGATGATTCCAAAATTCGGGCCTTTTAAGGATAATCCTGAATCTATAGAGAAATATTATAGTGCCCTGGCCGATGCCCTGAACAAACTTCCCAATGCTTTTCCTCGAACGGAGTCCGGGATAGAGCTGGTGCTTCTTAGAAAGATCTTCACAGAGGAAGAAGCCTGGCTTGCCGGACAGATGACTATCCAGGCAGAACCTGTATCAGGAATCGCGGAACGTGTCGGCCTGACCGTAGAGGAGACTACTAAACGTCTGGATAAATTATCCAACAAGGGAGCGGTATGGGGAAGAGGCGGGCATTTCAGGCTGGCACCATTCGTTGTCGGGATCTATGAAGCCCAGGTATGGAGCATGGATCATGAAATGGCCCATCTGATGGAAGATTACATGGATGAGGGTGGTGCTGAATTTATGAGGTTTCAGCCGGCCATCCACCGCGTGGTCCCCGCACAGGGCTCCGTAAAGACAGACTGGATCCTTCCGTACGACGATGTGAAAAAAGTCATTATGGCAAACAAATCGTTTCGTGTGAGGGACTGTATCTGCCGGGTACAACAGGATCTTCTGGAAGAGAGAAAATGTGATCTTCCCCTGAAAGTCTGTCTGAATTTTACTCCTTTTGAAAGACCGCCGAGCGATCGGGATATCACCAAAGAAGAAGCCCTGAAAATGCTGGATGATACAGAAAAGGCTGGCCTGGTCCATTGCGTCACTAATATCGAAGAAGGATTCTATTACGTCTGTAATTGCTGCGGATGCTGTTGCGGCATTTTAAGAGGGATCACGGAATTCGGCATTGAGAAATCCGTGGCAGCTGCGAACTATTTTTCCGTCATCGATCCCGAGACTTGCACGGGATGTGGACTTTGCATCAAGCGATGTCAGATGAAGGCGATCAAAGTTGACGAGGGGATCGCGGTGGTCGATAAGGAGAAATGTATTGGTTGTGGATTGTGTGTCACCTCCTGTGCATTTGAAGCCGTGCGAATGCAGCTTAAACCGGAAGAAGACATTATTCATCCTCCGAA